The genomic segment CACATCGGCGCCCGCCTACACGGCACCGGCGGAGTCGGGCTACCCGGAGCCGCAGGCACCCGTCACGACCTGGTAAGATCCTGAGGTCCGCGTTGCCGGTCGTGGAGCTGCGGCTCCTCGGCATTTGACCCAGATGGGTCAAGAGGCTAGAATTTTCCGGGTGTGTGCATACTTGCATGCCCAGATTTTCGAGCGAAGCCAGACTGAGAAGTCTCCACTGCTCTTCCAACCAGCGATACCAGAGCCATTTTGTACCGCCGGTGGATCCAAGCGAACTCGACACGCCCGTAACGGCGTGTGCGGATCGTGAACGAACGGGTACCGGATGTCCGTGCCCGACCAACACTGTGCAGTACGAATACAAGGAGTAAGTAGTGCCAACCATTCAGCAGTTGGTCCGAAAGGGTCGCACCCCGAAGGTCACCAAGACCAAGGCGCCCGCCCTCAAGGCCAACCCCCAGCAGCGCGGCGTGTGCACCCGTGTGTACACCACCACCCCCAAGAAGCCGAACTCCGCGCTTCGTAAGGTCGCCCGTGTCAAGCTGTCGAACGGCACCGAGGTCACCGCTTACATCCCCGGTGAGGGCCACAACCTGCAGGAGCACTCGATGGTGCTCGTCCGCGGCGGTCGTGTGAAAGACCTCCCCGGTGTTCGCTACAAGATCATC from the Herbiconiux aconitum genome contains:
- the rpsL gene encoding 30S ribosomal protein S12 gives rise to the protein MPTIQQLVRKGRTPKVTKTKAPALKANPQQRGVCTRVYTTTPKKPNSALRKVARVKLSNGTEVTAYIPGEGHNLQEHSMVLVRGGRVKDLPGVRYKIIRGALDTQAVKNRKQARSRYGAKMEKK